In a genomic window of Coriobacteriia bacterium:
- a CDS encoding DMT family transporter has protein sequence MISAIVPLLVAVAAWAFLGERLSPRAVAGILLSLAGVAILSLGALAKWREESSRPDLAACSSSRPGPGRKTKALPCCSMSR, from the coding sequence GTGATCTCGGCGATCGTCCCGCTGCTCGTCGCTGTCGCGGCCTGGGCGTTCCTCGGCGAGCGTCTCTCGCCCCGCGCGGTCGCGGGCATCCTGCTCTCGCTCGCCGGCGTGGCGATCCTCTCCCTCGGCGCCCTTGCGAAGTGGCGTGAGGAGTCGTCCCGCCCCGACCTCGCCGCCTGCAGCTCGTCGAGACCAGGACCGGGGAGGAAGACGAAGGCCTTGCCCTGCTGCTCCATGAGCAGGTAG
- a CDS encoding DUF429 domain-containing protein gives MIWVAGVDGCPIGWVVVGRDIDGRRALFGMIEALDEVASLLPQSPVAVGIDMPIGLLEAAVPAGRPCDDAARRLLAGRRSSVFSPPVRAVLQARSYEEACDLSRASSPHRLGISRQSFGLVPKLREVDEFVTSDRQDVYFEVHPELSFLAMNDDRPMRFGKKSAQGVIERLRLLDHRGVLDVSQIDLEALGRHRFALDDLMDAAAACWTAERKWRGEAEVLSGESLQDSTGKRMEIWR, from the coding sequence GTGATATGGGTCGCGGGAGTCGACGGCTGTCCCATCGGCTGGGTCGTCGTCGGCAGGGATATCGATGGCAGGCGTGCGCTCTTCGGCATGATCGAAGCGCTGGACGAGGTCGCTTCGTTACTGCCGCAGTCGCCTGTGGCGGTGGGGATCGACATGCCCATCGGGCTTCTGGAAGCGGCGGTTCCCGCCGGCCGTCCGTGCGACGATGCCGCGAGGCGCCTGCTCGCCGGGCGCAGGTCGAGCGTCTTCTCGCCTCCGGTCCGAGCCGTTCTGCAAGCCCGCTCGTACGAGGAAGCGTGCGACCTCAGCAGGGCTAGCTCACCGCATCGGCTCGGGATATCGAGGCAGTCGTTCGGGCTCGTCCCCAAGCTGCGGGAGGTCGACGAGTTCGTCACCTCGGACAGGCAGGACGTGTACTTCGAGGTGCACCCGGAGCTGAGCTTCCTAGCGATGAACGACGACCGACCGATGAGGTTCGGCAAGAAGTCGGCCCAGGGCGTCATAGAGCGGCTGCGGCTGCTCGACCATCGTGGGGTGTTGGACGTATCCCAGATCGACCTCGAGGCGCTGGGCCGTCATCGGTTTGCGCTGGACGACCTGATGGACGCCGCCGCGGCTTGCTGGACTGCCGAGCGCAAGTGGCGGGGTGAGGCCGAGGTCCTCTCCGGCGAGTCGCTGCAGGACTCGACCGGGAAGCGGATGGAGATCTGGCGATGA
- a CDS encoding TetR/AcrR family transcriptional regulator produces MPSTEPTTRDRILECAEELFGRRGYDAASIADIAQACGVSTGLIYYHYTDKESLLRALVERAGTLFGPPTRTALEGEGSPTERLAAFIEARVRVTLEHHNLVRILMRPMTDPEGALAGEVLAGISQSIQAIASVIAEGIETGEFEPVDPYLAAESLFALLHTRVVAGALAAPHSELVASEPADLAAFITGLFLQGITRC; encoded by the coding sequence ATGCCATCCACCGAGCCCACGACCCGCGACCGGATCCTCGAGTGCGCCGAGGAGCTCTTCGGCCGTCGCGGCTACGACGCGGCGAGCATCGCGGACATCGCGCAGGCCTGCGGCGTATCCACCGGGCTCATCTACTACCACTACACGGACAAGGAATCCCTGCTCAGGGCGCTCGTCGAGCGGGCGGGGACGCTCTTCGGCCCGCCGACGCGCACGGCGCTGGAGGGCGAGGGCTCGCCGACCGAGAGGCTCGCGGCCTTCATCGAGGCGCGCGTGCGGGTCACCCTCGAGCACCACAACCTCGTGCGGATCCTGATGCGCCCGATGACCGACCCGGAAGGCGCGCTGGCCGGCGAGGTGCTCGCCGGCATCTCGCAGAGCATCCAGGCCATCGCCTCGGTGATCGCGGAGGGCATCGAGACCGGCGAGTTCGAGCCCGTCGATCCCTATCTCGCCGCCGAGTCCCTGTTCGCGCTGCTGCACACGCGCGTCGTGGCGGGCGCCCTGGCGGCGCCGCACTCCGAGCTCGTCGCGAGCGAGCCGGCCGACCTCGCCGCCTTCATCACCGGCCTCTTCCTGCAGGGCATCACGCGATGCTGA
- a CDS encoding ferritin-like domain-containing protein, translating into MRSNVTGDRPGASDSRVHHASARGQRGLRSASRTAPTNGDWKDAARELLGLERLERREYEDAFRTWSMEEDRDMLRRHLTDERRHEQMLHEVTTRIQDPDASPKVIGPAPMDEAGPLQPSLPARAAPKPPPSG; encoded by the coding sequence ATGAGGTCGAACGTGACCGGCGACCGGCCCGGTGCCTCCGACAGCCGGGTACACCATGCTTCGGCTCGCGGGCAGCGGGGCTTGAGGAGCGCGAGCCGGACAGCGCCGACCAACGGCGACTGGAAGGATGCCGCGCGCGAGCTCCTCGGCCTTGAGCGGCTGGAGCGGCGGGAGTACGAAGACGCCTTCAGGACGTGGTCCATGGAGGAAGACCGCGACATGCTGCGCCGTCACCTGACCGACGAGCGCCGCCACGAGCAGATGCTGCACGAGGTCACGACGCGGATCCAGGACCCCGACGCGAGCCCGAAGGTGATAGGGCCGGCCCCGATGGACGAGGCCGGCCCTTTGCAGCCGTCACTGCCCGCGCGGGCAGCGCCGAAGCCACCTCCTAGTGGGTGA